One Streptomyces sp. NBC_00554 DNA segment encodes these proteins:
- the glgC gene encoding glucose-1-phosphate adenylyltransferase: MRRGGPSVLGIVLAGGEGKRLMPLTADRAKPAVTFGGTYRLVDFVLSNLVNADVLRICVLTQYKSHSLDRHVTTTWRMSSLLGNYVTPVPAQQRLGPRWYLGSADAILQSLNLVHDERPDYIAVFGADHVYRMDPRQMLAQHIEGGAGVTVAGIRVPRTESSQFGVISPGSDNQTVQGFLEKPADPPGLPDDPESVFASMGNYIFTTKALIEALQRDAEDEHSVHDMGGSILPMLTDRGEAQLYDFSDNHVPGETTRDQGYWRDVGTLDAYFDAHMDLIAERPAFNLFNRSWPIYTHSGQLSPARFNAGGIASESIISAGCLIRGQVTRSVLSPGVVVDPGAVVQGSILHDNVHIGRGAVVRGAVLDKNVEVPPGATIGVNPDRDSELYTVSKGGVIALGKGQRVS, translated from the coding sequence ATGCGGCGCGGTGGACCTTCGGTGCTGGGAATCGTACTTGCGGGTGGAGAGGGCAAACGGCTCATGCCCCTCACCGCGGACCGCGCGAAACCCGCGGTCACCTTCGGCGGCACATACCGCCTGGTCGACTTCGTTCTCTCCAACCTCGTCAACGCCGACGTCCTGCGCATCTGCGTCCTGACGCAGTACAAGTCGCACTCGCTGGACCGGCACGTGACCACGACCTGGCGGATGTCGAGCCTGCTCGGCAACTACGTCACGCCCGTCCCCGCCCAGCAGCGGCTCGGCCCGCGCTGGTACCTGGGCAGCGCGGACGCGATCCTGCAGTCCCTCAACCTGGTGCACGACGAACGGCCCGACTACATAGCGGTGTTCGGCGCCGACCACGTCTACCGCATGGACCCGCGGCAGATGCTCGCCCAGCACATCGAGGGCGGCGCGGGTGTGACCGTGGCTGGCATACGGGTGCCGCGCACCGAGTCCTCGCAGTTCGGCGTCATCAGCCCGGGCTCCGACAACCAGACGGTGCAAGGGTTCCTGGAGAAGCCCGCCGATCCGCCGGGCCTGCCGGACGATCCCGAGTCCGTCTTCGCCTCGATGGGCAACTACATCTTCACCACCAAGGCCCTGATCGAGGCGCTCCAGCGGGACGCCGAGGACGAGCACTCCGTGCACGACATGGGCGGCTCGATCCTGCCCATGCTCACCGACCGGGGCGAGGCGCAGCTGTACGACTTCAGCGACAACCACGTGCCCGGCGAGACCACCCGGGACCAGGGCTACTGGCGCGATGTCGGAACTCTCGACGCGTACTTCGACGCCCACATGGACCTGATCGCCGAACGCCCCGCCTTCAACCTCTTCAACCGCAGCTGGCCCATCTACACCCATTCCGGGCAGTTGTCGCCGGCGAGATTCAACGCCGGCGGTATCGCCAGCGAGTCGATCATCAGCGCCGGCTGTCTGATCCGCGGGCAGGTCACGAGGTCCGTGCTCTCGCCGGGCGTCGTCGTCGACCCGGGGGCGGTCGTACAGGGCTCGATCCTGCACGACAACGTCCACATAGGGCGGGGCGCGGTGGTGCGCGGCGCGGTCCTCGACAAGAACGTCGAGGTGCCGCCCGGCGCGACGATCGGCGTCAACCCGGACCGGGATTCGGAGCTCTACACGGTCTCCAAGGGCGGAGTGATCGCTCTGGGGAAGGGCCAGCGCGTGTCGTAG
- the glgA gene encoding glycogen synthase, producing MRVGLLTREYPPDVYGGAGVHVEFLARELRALTELDVHCWGEGAGSGVVRHRPWPALDGANDALRTFSVDLSIAAALEGRELVHSHTWYANLAGHFGKLLYGIPHVMTAHSLEPLRPWKAEQLGGGYALSSWAERTAIEAADAVIAVSGAMREDILTCYPALDPAKVRVVHNGIDTALYQPDHGTDVLDRIGIDTGRPYILFVGRITRQKGVPHLLRAVRDIDPAVQVVLCAGAPDTPEIDREFRDLFQELSGVRDGVHWIPQMLPRPDVIQLLTRAAVFVCPSVYEPLGIVNLEAMACGTAVVASRVGGIPEVVEDGVTGVLVQVEGDFEAGLARALDSVLADPEAARRMGEAGRERAVREFGWDAVARRTVQLYEEVLKPG from the coding sequence GTGCGAGTTGGACTGCTGACCAGGGAGTACCCGCCGGACGTGTACGGCGGGGCGGGCGTCCATGTCGAGTTCCTCGCCCGGGAGTTGCGGGCCCTCACCGAGCTGGACGTGCACTGCTGGGGCGAGGGCGCCGGGAGCGGCGTCGTACGCCACCGCCCCTGGCCCGCCCTCGACGGCGCCAACGACGCCCTGCGCACCTTCTCCGTGGACCTCTCCATCGCCGCCGCCCTCGAAGGCCGCGAGCTCGTCCACTCGCACACCTGGTACGCCAACCTCGCCGGCCACTTCGGCAAGCTCCTGTACGGCATACCGCACGTCATGACCGCCCACTCGCTGGAGCCGCTGCGCCCCTGGAAGGCCGAGCAGCTCGGCGGCGGCTACGCCCTCTCCAGCTGGGCCGAGCGCACCGCCATCGAGGCCGCCGACGCCGTCATCGCCGTCTCCGGTGCCATGCGCGAGGACATCCTCACCTGCTACCCCGCCCTGGACCCGGCCAAGGTGCGTGTCGTGCACAACGGCATCGACACCGCCCTCTACCAGCCGGACCACGGCACGGACGTCCTCGACCGCATCGGCATCGACACCGGCCGCCCGTACATCCTCTTCGTCGGCCGCATCACCCGTCAGAAGGGCGTGCCCCACCTCCTGCGCGCGGTGAGGGACATCGACCCTGCCGTACAGGTGGTGCTGTGCGCGGGCGCCCCCGACACCCCGGAGATCGACCGGGAGTTCCGCGACCTCTTCCAGGAGCTGAGCGGCGTACGCGACGGGGTGCACTGGATCCCGCAGATGCTGCCCCGCCCGGATGTCATCCAACTCCTCACGCGTGCCGCCGTGTTCGTCTGCCCCTCGGTCTACGAGCCGCTCGGCATCGTCAACCTGGAGGCGATGGCCTGCGGAACGGCCGTGGTGGCGTCCCGGGTCGGCGGGATTCCCGAGGTGGTGGAGGACGGGGTGACCGGCGTCCTGGTGCAGGTCGAGGGGGACTTCGAAGCCGGTCTGGCACGCGCCCTCGACTCGGTGCTCGCCGACCCCGAGGCCGCACGGCGCATGGGCGAGGCCGGGCGGGAGCGCGCGGTGCGGGAGTTCGGCTGGGACGCGGTCGCCCGGCGCACCGTCCAGTTGTACGAAGAAGTCCTCAAACCGGGGTAA
- a CDS encoding (2Fe-2S)-binding protein → MVLLLFVDLDPQLAALGPLGGFFVLRTGVPPRGPLPTLAQAYTASRFDTHKEVYADPITFRIRKVTQSIRAPEPRIAVSVAHQALAARLWSVALGAAALYGRLPDLDPRLLHWDPDGSAPDDLWLSEVRPLPATAIGEVVRAGHLDPLAAVLRSRYRISAGLLWGNAGSALAGAVRQLDRWARANGRTEVGDRARTLAADLFAHPDLSNTLDPTTLRRRSCCLYYRLPGGGLCGDCCFTRPPEH, encoded by the coding sequence TTGGTACTACTGCTCTTCGTGGACCTCGACCCCCAACTCGCGGCGCTCGGCCCGCTCGGCGGCTTCTTCGTACTACGCACCGGCGTACCGCCGCGAGGCCCCCTGCCCACGCTCGCGCAGGCCTATACGGCATCACGATTCGACACCCACAAAGAGGTTTACGCGGATCCGATAACTTTCCGCATTCGCAAAGTTACGCAGAGTATCCGCGCGCCCGAGCCGCGGATCGCCGTGTCCGTGGCGCACCAGGCCCTCGCCGCCCGGCTGTGGTCGGTCGCGCTGGGCGCCGCCGCGCTGTACGGGCGGCTGCCCGACCTCGACCCACGGCTGCTGCACTGGGATCCGGACGGCAGCGCTCCGGACGACCTGTGGCTGTCCGAGGTGCGCCCGCTGCCCGCCACGGCGATCGGCGAGGTCGTACGAGCCGGTCATCTCGACCCCCTGGCGGCGGTCCTGCGCTCCCGGTACCGCATCTCCGCAGGTCTGCTGTGGGGCAACGCCGGATCGGCCCTGGCAGGAGCCGTGCGCCAACTCGACCGCTGGGCCCGGGCCAACGGCCGTACGGAGGTGGGTGACCGGGCCCGTACGCTCGCCGCCGACCTCTTCGCCCACCCCGACCTCTCCAACACCCTCGACCCCACCACACTCCGGCGCCGCAGCTGCTGCCTCTACTACCGACTCCCCGGAGGGGGACTCTGCGGCGACTGCTGCTTCACCCGACCGCCAGAGCATTGA